The sequence TATAGAATCGAGTCTCTATTTTTTTAAACAGAGACAACTCGATTCTAATCCATTTGTATCCTAAGAAATGACTACACTTCCCTTTCGTTATTTCTCATCCCTCGAGAGATATAATCGTACAAAAATTCTCCGGTAATCACACCTGGGATGATTACTTTTTGTGCTCCATCAGCCACCAACTTTTTAGCCTCGCCTGGTTCATCACTGGTTAGAATGATTTTTGCATTCGGTGCTAATTTGCTAAGTGTAGAAAGCAAACGATTGTTATTGGTTCCTTTTAAAAAGGAATCAGAAATGGTACAAATTACCATCGAAGCGTCATGAAGGCCAATATGGGATAACGAATCAGGGTGAGCAAGATCGGCATAAGCCCATTGGAATCCTTTGTTTGTGAGTTCGTCCTTAAAGGCAGGATTGTAGTCAGCAATGATGATCCGTTTGATAAGGGATGGAGATAAGTCTTCTAAGTATTCCACAAAGGCACGGGCAATGCGGAAATATCCAAGAACGATGATATCTCGCACCATTCCATCTCCATGGCCGCCATGCCCACCATGACCGGCTTTGTCGTCTTTCGTTGACTCTTCTGTTTGGTCGGAGATTCCTATCTTTGCTAACAAACGTTCCAATGTGGCCGCAATGTCATGATTGAACATGATGATATATGTGGATAAAATGGATGCAATGATGGTCGAAGTTAAAATCACCGCTTGTAATTTTGGAGTGATGTGTTCGAATCCAGCACCTAACGCTAAAATAACGAGAGAGAATTCTGAAATCTGAGCTAGGTTGAGAGCAGTTAGAAATCCATTTCGAACTCCTTTGTTCAGTTTGATAATGACGGGAGCAATGGTAATCATTCTTACAAATAACATAAGAGCAATGATAGCTGCCGATAGTCCGATCACTTCCAAACTAGGAAGAGGAACTTTTAGGCCTAGGGCCACAAAAAATAGAGTTACAAAGAAGTCGCGAATTCCAATCAGTTTGGAGATGACATCCGCACCATATGGGAAAGCAGCGATACTCATACCTGCCACGAGGGCACCCATTTCTTTGGAAAGTCCCGCTTCGCCTGCAATCCCGCAAACGAGAAAACACCACATGATGGAAGTTAATAGAATGAGCTCTGGGCTACTCGCACAGGCTTTGTATAATTTTGCTAAAACATAACGGCTGACACTAAAACTAAAGGCAATGAGTAAAACGATGATACCAACAGAAGTTAGGATTTTTAAAACTTCTGGATTGTTTAAGTTAGGTTGAACCCCCATAAACAAAATGGCCCAGATGTCTTGGAATACCAAAACCCCTACAGTTAGTTTTCCTGAGAGAGTATTGATTTCCACTTTGTCTTGAAGTAATTTAACAACGATTAAAGTAGAGCTGAGTGATAGGGCCACAGCAATATAAAGAAGGTCGAATTTTTCAGAACCAATCGAAAGTCCAAAAAAAGGAAACACAGAGTAAACGAAGGCAACTGAAAGTGTAAACTGAAGGATCCCCAAAGTAAACATGGCCTTACCCATTTTCGCAAGTTCGGCCAAATTGATTTCTAATCCGATGATGAAAAGTAGTAAGATGAGTCCGATTTCAGAAATGAGTTCAATACTGGCTTCGTTCGTGACAAGTTCAAACCCCATTTCCTTGCCGAGCATGGCTCCACCAATGATATAACCTAAAATTAACGGTTGTTTGAGGACTCTGGCAATGTGACTTAAGACTGTTGCAAAAATAATACTAAGACCAATGTCTTGTAATAGTGACTCTTCCCCGTGCATAGATACCTTCTTTAGGGAAAAGTTTAGAGATTCATGGAGTAGTGAAAGTCGTTTTTTTTTCTGAACAATAAAACAAACTACGGATTGGGCGAAATTTGCAAAACCGATGCTGTTGCTGCTTGAAAATGGGCTATGGCTACATGATGATCGTACAAAGCCTTAATTTCTCGGACAGCTGCTTCGGCACTTGTCTGTTCTCGAATATTCACAAATAGAAGTGTAGAGTCACCAAGGGCAAATCGTTCTCTTTCCATCTCTTCTAACTTTCGCGCTAATTCTACTTCATTTTGAGTAACAGTGACACGTTTTGCTGAAGCAATCACCTCGGAAATTGCATCTTGTACTTCGGTTTTGATTTTATCTTTTGAAAATTGTAGTTCTTGGTCGAGTTGGGCAATCTTTGCTTCAGCTGCTCCAATCATCCCTCTCGGTCTTTTGGTTTGGATGGGGAGGTTGAGGATGAGAGAGGCTTCTAGTTCTGGTTTAGCTCTTGTAACAGAACCTGGTCCAAAGTCTTGGGATCCAGCTACTACTAAATCTACTTGTGGTTTTAATGAATTGTATCCCATATCTTGGTCCACTCGGACTTTGTCTCGTTTGAATTCAAAGTCCTGCAGTTCCGGTCGATACTTCCATGCGAGTTTGATACTTTTTTCCAATTCCACTTTTTTATAATCAATAGGTTTGGGAAATCCAATGGGCAATCGGTTTGTTGTTGGTAGGATTAAATTCCCATCCGGTGCACGTAGGAATAAAGACAAATCGATGGCCGCTTTTTGCATCTCTCTTTCTGCAGAAACAAATTGAGATTCTCTTTGTAAAATGGCACGGTCGTTTTCCGTTCCTTCCATTTTTGGAATGTCACCTAACTTGATTCTTTCGGTAATTTGGTTTTGTCTGTTCTTTGCGATTGCTAACAAGTCTTTGTTGACTAAATACTCTTGTCCGCTGGCGACCCATTTCCAGTACCGTTTGCTCGCTTCTTTGATGACTTCGATTTTTAATTTTTGAATGGAGAGTTCGGCAAGTCTTCTATCAAGGTCCGCTTTTTTGATGTCGGCTCTGTTTTTATCAATCTCACGATTGCGCATGAGGGGAAAGATGGCACCTGCACGAATTTCTCCATGATCATTTGTTTCTCTTTTTCCATCATACACAGGGAAGTTTCCACGTCCAATTCGGTAACCCGCAAAAAAGGATGTACCGCCGAGTGGTGTTGGTTTTTCAAACATAGCGTCGGCGGCATTGTTTGTATAATAACCCATTGGTTTTGTGGTTCCCATGGATTTAAATTGTAAGTCAAAGGCACCTTCGGCTGCGAGGTAATTGTATTCGGCTTCCGATAAAAGTTTTTCTGCTGCTAAAACTAATGGATACGATTTTTCCACTGATTTTAAAAGTTCTGCTAAAGTGAGAACTCCTGGTTGTTGGTTGATATAATCCTGAGAATAAATGTTCGGACCATGTAAGGATTCAAAGGGATCACGTGTTGGATCAGCCTCGATGACAAAGGAAAAAAACATTCCAAAGGGACAGAGGAGTGCAAGTAGAGATTGTTTGAATTTAGATTTCATTTGACCTTATCTCCACTACCAGTTTCATCTAACAATGATTTCATTTCTGGATCATCCATTGGTAAGTTAGGTGGAAAGTCGTTAAACCTTCTCCAGAGTTCGTATCCCACACTCACACGGTTGAGAAAAATCCATCCTTTTGCTCTCACACCTTGTCTGAGATAACGACTTGTGGGCCATTTACGATCATCTTGATCTGGGATCACAAGGACTCGGAAATTTCCGGAACCATTGTCTGTGATATCCACAAGTTTGACTATCCCACCAAAAGTTCCTACAGCAGTTTCAGGCCAACCACTGATTTGTAAAACAGGGTATCCTTGGAATTGTAATCGAACCTTTCTTCCTTCACCAACGAGTGGTATGTCGTTGCCTGAGATAAAAAGTTCTACTGCTTTGTCTTCTGCATCAGGAACAAGGATTGCAACTCCATCGCCTTCCTTCACTTGTTGTGTGTCGGGATTCACCAAAATTCGCATAATGGTTCCATCCCTTGGTGCAAATATTTCTTGGGTCTCCTGCCTGGATAACCGGGCTTCTAGTTTGGGAAGGTCTTCCAAAACACGAGCCACTTCCGATTGCGCCGATGCTAAGGAAGCCTTTGCATCATTGATCGACGCTTCTGCATCTTGTGCTACTTTTCCGGTGTCACTATACAATGCCCTTTCCTCTTTGATGGCTGCATCGTATGAGGCTTTGGCCCGATCAAGTCCTGTTTCTGCATTGGTATGGTCTAATTCTGCAAGTTCCAAAGTTCGTTTGGAAGTGAGTCCTTTTTCCCATAATTGTTTTTGTCGATCTAGGTTGAGGTTGGTAGTTTTTAAAGCAGCCTTTGCAGCATCTACTGCTTGTTCGCTGGCTCGAACTCGGTCTTTTGCCATCATCCTTCTGGAATCTGCGGCATCAACGGCGCTACCACGGGAAGATCGTAAACTAATGATCCGCGAACGAATGTTATCTTCTCTAGATCTTGCTGCTTCCAATCTTTGTAAAAGTGCATTTTTTTCTTCACGAATCCTACTAATAAAATTAGGATCATTGTCAGAAATATCAATGATTGGATCACCTTTTTTGACACGTGTTCCTTCATGCACATGCCATTTCACAACACGGCCACTGATGGGAGATTCAATGACTTGTTGCCGGTCTAGGGGGGCGTAAGCAACAACTCGTCCAAATCCCATTGTGGTTTGTTGCCAAGGAACATATAAAAGGATGAGAACACACAAAAAGAAAATAATCGTAAGAACGTAAGCAAGACTTTGTGCAGGCAATGCTGTTTGTACCAATCGATAGGAAGGTAGATTTTTATGGAGTTTCCATTTTTGTGACAGATCAGTTTTCATAAGCCAACTTTAAGAATTTACCTTTATGGAATGGGAGTCGTTTTCTAAACGTAGTACTTGATCCATTTGAGAAAGCACAGTGGGAGATTTGGATACGACGAAAAGTGTCCATTCTCTATTTTTTTGTAAAAGAAGTTTAAGGGTTGAATTAAGAAGAGATGGAGGTAAAAGATCTAAGTTTCCATCAATTAACAATAGTTTTGGCTTTCCAATCAATGCTCTTGCAATAGAAATAATAGTAGTTTGGATTGTGTCGAATGGATGTCCAAAGGTTAAAAGCGGAGTGTGAATTCCGTTTGGTAGAGATTGAATGGTTTCCCAAATTCCCAATTCCACCAACAATTCTCTAATTTCAATTAATGATATTTCT comes from Leptospira harrisiae and encodes:
- a CDS encoding cation:proton antiporter; translation: MHGEESLLQDIGLSIIFATVLSHIARVLKQPLILGYIIGGAMLGKEMGFELVTNEASIELISEIGLILLLFIIGLEINLAELAKMGKAMFTLGILQFTLSVAFVYSVFPFFGLSIGSEKFDLLYIAVALSLSSTLIVVKLLQDKVEINTLSGKLTVGVLVFQDIWAILFMGVQPNLNNPEVLKILTSVGIIVLLIAFSFSVSRYVLAKLYKACASSPELILLTSIMWCFLVCGIAGEAGLSKEMGALVAGMSIAAFPYGADVISKLIGIRDFFVTLFFVALGLKVPLPSLEVIGLSAAIIALMLFVRMITIAPVIIKLNKGVRNGFLTALNLAQISEFSLVILALGAGFEHITPKLQAVILTSTIIASILSTYIIMFNHDIAATLERLLAKIGISDQTEESTKDDKAGHGGHGGHGDGMVRDIIVLGYFRIARAFVEYLEDLSPSLIKRIIIADYNPAFKDELTNKGFQWAYADLAHPDSLSHIGLHDASMVICTISDSFLKGTNNNRLLSTLSKLAPNAKIILTSDEPGEAKKLVADGAQKVIIPGVITGEFLYDYISRGMRNNEREV
- a CDS encoding TolC family protein, translating into MKSKFKQSLLALLCPFGMFFSFVIEADPTRDPFESLHGPNIYSQDYINQQPGVLTLAELLKSVEKSYPLVLAAEKLLSEAEYNYLAAEGAFDLQFKSMGTTKPMGYYTNNAADAMFEKPTPLGGTSFFAGYRIGRGNFPVYDGKRETNDHGEIRAGAIFPLMRNREIDKNRADIKKADLDRRLAELSIQKLKIEVIKEASKRYWKWVASGQEYLVNKDLLAIAKNRQNQITERIKLGDIPKMEGTENDRAILQRESQFVSAEREMQKAAIDLSLFLRAPDGNLILPTTNRLPIGFPKPIDYKKVELEKSIKLAWKYRPELQDFEFKRDKVRVDQDMGYNSLKPQVDLVVAGSQDFGPGSVTRAKPELEASLILNLPIQTKRPRGMIGAAEAKIAQLDQELQFSKDKIKTEVQDAISEVIASAKRVTVTQNEVELARKLEEMERERFALGDSTLLFVNIREQTSAEAAVREIKALYDHHVAIAHFQAATASVLQISPNP
- a CDS encoding HlyD family secretion protein; protein product: MKTDLSQKWKLHKNLPSYRLVQTALPAQSLAYVLTIIFFLCVLILLYVPWQQTTMGFGRVVAYAPLDRQQVIESPISGRVVKWHVHEGTRVKKGDPIIDISDNDPNFISRIREEKNALLQRLEAARSREDNIRSRIISLRSSRGSAVDAADSRRMMAKDRVRASEQAVDAAKAALKTTNLNLDRQKQLWEKGLTSKRTLELAELDHTNAETGLDRAKASYDAAIKEERALYSDTGKVAQDAEASINDAKASLASAQSEVARVLEDLPKLEARLSRQETQEIFAPRDGTIMRILVNPDTQQVKEGDGVAILVPDAEDKAVELFISGNDIPLVGEGRKVRLQFQGYPVLQISGWPETAVGTFGGIVKLVDITDNGSGNFRVLVIPDQDDRKWPTSRYLRQGVRAKGWIFLNRVSVGYELWRRFNDFPPNLPMDDPEMKSLLDETGSGDKVK